One Vibrio penaeicida DNA segment encodes these proteins:
- the tssE gene encoding type VI secretion system baseplate subunit TssE: MEKRAHVSSGVSLLDKLIDHDPRNTADVHFPLNNQQIVRGLIRDVEALLNTRLSWVKVDNSLPELRQSLLTYGLPDFSSMPFSSKDGQQHLCKIVKDTLLEFEPRFKDVSVSIINDKDDVDRVLRLRISAVYELGQKHHELVLDSEVEPVSLGIKVSETA, translated from the coding sequence ATGGAAAAGCGTGCTCACGTTAGTAGTGGTGTTTCTCTATTAGACAAGCTCATTGATCATGATCCAAGGAATACTGCTGATGTACATTTTCCGCTTAACAATCAGCAGATTGTCCGTGGCTTAATTAGAGATGTGGAAGCGTTATTAAACACAAGGCTAAGTTGGGTAAAAGTGGATAACTCTTTACCCGAACTTAGACAATCTCTGCTTACTTATGGTCTACCAGACTTTTCATCTATGCCGTTTAGTAGCAAAGATGGGCAGCAGCACCTCTGCAAAATTGTAAAAGATACGCTTTTGGAGTTTGAGCCAAGGTTTAAGGATGTTTCCGTGTCAATAATTAATGACAAAGATGATGTCGATCGAGTGTTGCGATTGCGGATAAGTGCAGTTTATGAGCTCGGTCAAAAACATCATGAACTGGTACTGGATTCAGAAGTAGAACCAGTGAGCCTAGGAATTAAAGTGAGTGAAACAGCATGA
- the tssF gene encoding type VI secretion system baseplate subunit TssF, protein MSDEFLKYYNRELAYLRHKGQEFGSTYPKIAARLKLSEEQVEDPHVARILEGCAFLTAQIRQSLDNSFPQLTEALIGQLFPDFHAPIPSMSVIKIDSDESATSKVTVEQGEAVSLEAPGFKSCQFKTCYKTDVLPINISEASFENAPFRGQLLDIEKEAKSVLKLTLKGASKEIELSQLGFDSLRLFFNGQPQVSYRLLQLLLQSSIGMAVVVDDETTRQLTPRHVSPVGYTDEFSVVPYSKRSFVGSRLLVEYFLFPEKFLFSDLISLDPAWFGSNDEAEIWIYFDQSCDWLEKQVTKDSVLLGCTPVINMFSHAMEPTRVVASEYEFPLHPEHLEPDTTEVVSIQEIGVRSWQMKYQSLPPFYAGEHTNYLSEHEIFWSMRREDKSWAGGFDEPGRDVYVSFIDKDHKIFAPEGSDNWVMSAQAWCCNRNLPKKLPFGGGMPTVNMPDVKDNFDSLRCLVAPTETIRPSMDSSSRWQFAKLLTLSHFSDEGGLQTLRETLNLYAFKASPESKSMIDSIVSMKVEPATGRVNQKGRVGFCHGTEITLEVSESAQSKEQIFLLGNVLSTYFAQFAEINTFTKLRITLKGSGDVFHCWPALCGEKVLL, encoded by the coding sequence ATGAGTGATGAGTTTCTCAAGTATTACAATCGCGAACTTGCTTACTTGCGTCATAAAGGCCAGGAGTTTGGAAGCACTTATCCCAAAATTGCAGCAAGACTTAAACTTAGTGAAGAACAAGTAGAAGATCCACATGTAGCTAGGATTTTGGAAGGTTGCGCCTTTCTGACTGCCCAAATTAGGCAAAGTTTAGATAACAGTTTTCCTCAGTTGACAGAAGCTTTGATCGGGCAGCTATTCCCAGATTTTCATGCACCTATTCCTTCGATGAGTGTGATCAAAATTGACAGCGACGAATCGGCAACATCGAAAGTCACTGTCGAGCAAGGTGAGGCTGTATCACTTGAAGCGCCGGGTTTTAAGTCTTGTCAGTTTAAGACGTGCTACAAAACAGATGTGCTACCAATAAATATTAGTGAAGCATCGTTTGAAAATGCCCCTTTCCGTGGGCAGCTACTGGACATTGAAAAAGAAGCAAAGTCAGTTTTAAAGCTCACTTTAAAAGGTGCGAGCAAAGAAATTGAATTGAGCCAGTTAGGTTTTGATTCATTACGGCTTTTCTTTAATGGTCAGCCTCAAGTTTCCTACCGCCTTCTGCAATTATTACTGCAATCTTCGATTGGTATGGCTGTTGTCGTTGATGATGAAACAACGCGTCAGCTTACACCGAGGCACGTTAGCCCTGTCGGGTATACCGATGAATTTTCTGTGGTGCCTTACAGTAAGAGAAGCTTTGTTGGAAGTAGGTTGTTGGTTGAATATTTCTTATTTCCTGAAAAGTTTCTTTTTTCTGATCTTATTAGCCTCGATCCAGCTTGGTTTGGTAGCAATGACGAAGCTGAGATTTGGATTTACTTCGATCAAAGCTGCGATTGGCTTGAAAAGCAGGTCACAAAAGACAGCGTTCTATTAGGTTGTACACCTGTCATCAATATGTTCAGCCATGCTATGGAGCCGACAAGAGTTGTGGCGTCGGAATACGAGTTTCCGTTGCACCCTGAACATTTAGAACCTGACACGACAGAAGTGGTCAGCATTCAAGAAATTGGTGTGCGAAGTTGGCAAATGAAATACCAAAGCCTTCCACCATTTTATGCTGGTGAGCATACAAACTATCTATCTGAGCATGAGATTTTTTGGAGCATGCGAAGAGAAGACAAAAGTTGGGCGGGAGGTTTTGATGAACCTGGGCGCGATGTTTACGTTTCATTTATAGATAAAGACCATAAAATTTTTGCGCCTGAAGGAAGTGATAATTGGGTCATGTCGGCTCAGGCTTGGTGTTGTAACCGAAATCTTCCCAAAAAACTGCCTTTCGGTGGCGGCATGCCGACCGTCAATATGCCGGATGTTAAAGATAATTTTGACAGCTTACGATGTTTAGTCGCCCCGACAGAAACCATAAGGCCTTCAATGGATTCAAGCTCAAGGTGGCAATTCGCAAAGTTACTTACGTTGTCACATTTTTCAGATGAAGGCGGGCTTCAAACGTTAAGAGAGACGTTGAATCTGTACGCTTTCAAAGCGTCGCCAGAGTCTAAGTCTATGATCGACTCTATCGTGTCGATGAAAGTAGAGCCAGCAACCGGTCGGGTGAATCAAAAGGGACGAGTGGGTTTTTGCCACGGGACCGAAATTACGCTCGAAGTTTCTGAAAGTGCACAATCTAAAGAGCAGATATTCCTGCTAGGAAATGTTCTGTCGACATACTTTGCTCAATTCGCAGAAATTAACACATTTACAAAACTGCGCATTACTTTGAAAGGGTCGGGCGATGTATTTCATTGCTGGCCAGCATTATGCGGTGAAAAGGTACTGCTATGA